A region of Mesorhizobium sp. AR02 DNA encodes the following proteins:
- a CDS encoding DUF4173 domain-containing protein — MTSFFTAAPSYCSRFGVAVLLVVLADFLFYGQPAGITVFLFAILIAAAVVAVHPAAFSDIRVWLKPAVLLVALLPLAENVSALSVAIALAALVVFTLSLSGRLRYSITRIAGQIALFWLAAPFRFIRDFIRWRKTARRFGRRRVRLAAIAVWVMPLTLGAVFLALFGAANPVIDYWLSLIDLMKLLDLIQLARIAFWLFVLAGVWAFLRPRLPRFRQRVSRPNNPLAAAQPAINAQKHVVEDIVFGKAAILRALIVFNILFALQTGLDATYLWGGAALPDGLSYAAYAHRGAYPLVATALLAAGFVLAALRPGSETSADPLIRRLVYAWVAQNIMLVVSSILRLDLYVGIYALTYWRIAAFVWMGLVASGLALIIARIALGKSNEWLSSANLLTLSLTLYACCFINFAATIANYNVDHSLEMTGQGIPLDAWYLRSLGPGAFPALDRFFDHQGKTPNAGATLELARLRGVDEGWYRTVQQNWRAWSFRDWRLLAYLDSKGSLVLPQPAQPSLPDR; from the coding sequence ATGACATCGTTTTTCACAGCAGCACCAAGCTATTGCAGCCGCTTCGGTGTTGCCGTGCTGCTGGTCGTGCTGGCGGATTTCCTCTTCTACGGTCAGCCCGCCGGCATCACGGTCTTCCTGTTCGCCATCCTCATCGCCGCCGCGGTCGTGGCCGTGCATCCCGCGGCCTTCAGTGACATCAGGGTCTGGCTCAAGCCCGCCGTCTTGCTTGTCGCGCTGCTGCCGCTTGCCGAAAATGTCAGCGCTCTGTCTGTCGCGATCGCGCTTGCGGCGCTGGTCGTCTTCACGCTTTCGCTGAGTGGTCGTCTGCGGTACAGCATCACGCGCATTGCCGGCCAGATCGCGCTGTTTTGGCTGGCAGCGCCGTTCCGCTTCATCAGAGATTTCATCCGCTGGCGCAAGACGGCGCGGCGCTTCGGCCGGCGCCGCGTGCGGCTGGCGGCGATCGCTGTCTGGGTGATGCCGCTGACGCTGGGCGCGGTCTTCCTGGCGCTGTTCGGCGCCGCCAATCCGGTCATCGACTACTGGTTGTCGCTGATCGACCTGATGAAGCTGCTCGATCTCATCCAACTGGCGCGGATCGCCTTCTGGCTGTTCGTGCTCGCCGGTGTCTGGGCTTTTTTGCGGCCACGCCTGCCGCGCTTTCGTCAGCGCGTCTCCCGGCCAAACAATCCCCTTGCCGCTGCTCAACCGGCGATCAATGCGCAAAAGCACGTCGTCGAGGACATCGTGTTCGGCAAGGCAGCCATCCTGCGCGCGCTGATCGTCTTCAACATCCTGTTCGCGCTGCAGACCGGGCTCGACGCCACCTATCTGTGGGGCGGGGCAGCCCTTCCCGACGGACTGAGCTACGCCGCCTATGCGCATCGCGGCGCCTATCCGCTTGTTGCCACCGCGCTGCTTGCCGCCGGTTTTGTCCTGGCGGCGCTCAGGCCGGGAAGCGAGACCTCAGCCGATCCGCTCATCCGCAGGCTGGTCTATGCCTGGGTGGCGCAGAACATCATGCTGGTCGTCTCGTCGATCCTGCGGCTCGACCTCTATGTCGGCATCTACGCGCTGACCTACTGGCGCATCGCCGCCTTCGTCTGGATGGGGCTGGTGGCATCAGGCCTTGCGCTGATCATCGCCCGCATCGCGCTTGGAAAATCCAACGAATGGCTCTCTTCCGCCAATCTTCTGACGTTATCCCTGACGCTTTATGCCTGCTGCTTCATCAATTTCGCCGCAACGATCGCCAATTACAATGTCGACCATTCCCTTGAAATGACCGGCCAGGGCATCCCCCTCGATGCCTGGTATCTGCGCTCGCTCGGCCCGGGTGCATTTCCGGCGCTCGACCGCTTTTTCGATCATCAGGGCAAAACCCCTAACGCCGGCGCTACACTCGAACTTGCGAGACTGCGTGGCGTCGACGAGGGTTGGTACCGCACCGTTCAGCAGAACTGGCGGGCCTGGAGCTTTCGCGACTGGCGCCTGCTTGCCTATCTCGACAGCAAGGGGTCGCTCGTGCTTCCTCAGCCTGCGCAACCTTCCTTGCCGGACCGCTGA